From Sceloporus undulatus isolate JIND9_A2432 ecotype Alabama chromosome 6, SceUnd_v1.1, whole genome shotgun sequence, one genomic window encodes:
- the ACBD4 gene encoding acyl-CoA-binding domain-containing protein 4 isoform X4, which translates to MGKKTEESDCQKQFEAAVSVIQGLPKNGSYSPSYEEKLRFYSYYKQATVGQCQIPRPGFWDPIGRYKWDAWNRLGKMTKEEAMAAYVGEMKKAAQKVINTVPLDESSENMFVYFEHLYEVIHDMPRPPDSFFQKKAGPGHMDKAIKSNQVTSDSESEVFCDSLEQVEPEQPRRLSVKQSLPLNSPQRVAEEKSHHMPSEHAPLSAREGKLYQDLQSDPIEKGLNSNPEVFGGSPAGTLGQREVDLQVTNTIHALQQDMKNVKERLSYLESWAALQGHTSTLNPCLPTIPHDEKEPPRWPIHLSPPSWIFLLAWPFVVQWLLWCFQRQKRIAELEETARAIQSNTLPCYFSYFN; encoded by the exons ATGGGGAAGAAGACAGAAGAGTCAGATTGTCAGAAGCAGTTTGAAGCAGCTGTCAGTGTCATCCAAGGCTTACCAAAGAATG GTTCCTATTCTCCATCTTATGAAGAAAAGCTACGTTTCTACAGTTACTATAAGCAAGCAACTGTGGGTCAGTGCCAGATCCCTAGACCTGGGTTTTGGGATCCTATCGGCAGGTATAAATG GGATGCATGGAATAGATTAGGAAAGATGACCAAAGAGGAAGCTATGGCTGCTTACGTTGGAGAGATGAAGAAGGCAGCCCAGAAG GTCATCAACACAGTGCCGCTGGATGAATCGTCGGAGAACATGTTTGTCTACTTTGAACACCTCTATGAAGTAATCCATGACATGCCCAGGCCTCCAGACTCCTTCTTCCAGAAGAAAGCAG GGCCAGGACATATGGACAAAGCTATCAAGAGCAACCAAGTGACCAGTGATTCTGAGAGTGAGGTGTTCTGTGATAGTCTGGAACAGGTAGAGCCTGAACAG cCAAGGAGGCTATCAGTGAAGCAGAGCCTCCCCCTCAACAGTCCTCAAAGAGTTGCTGAAGAGAAAAGCCACCATATGCCTTCAGAGCATGCACCATTATCCGCCAGGGAAGGAAAGCTTTACCAAG ATCTGCAGAGTGACCCAATTGAGAAAGGTCTCAACAGCAACCCTGAAGTCTTTGGCGGAAGCCCTGCAGGTACCTTGGGACAGCGGGAAGTGGATCTACAAGTGACAAACACCATTCATGCTTTGCAGCAGGACATGAAGAACGTGAAGGAAAGACTCAGTTACCTGGAATCATGGGCAGCATTGCAG ggCCACACATCAACGTTGAATCCTTGCCTGCCAACCATACCACATGATGAAAAG GAACCACCAAGATGGCCTATACACCTGTCTCCTCCTAGCTGGATTTTCTTGCTGGCTTGGCCTTTTGTTGTCCAGTGGCTTCTTTGGTGTTTTCAGAGACAGAAGAG
- the ACBD4 gene encoding acyl-CoA-binding domain-containing protein 4 isoform X1, whose protein sequence is MGKKTEESDCQKQFEAAVSVIQGLPKNGSYSPSYEEKLRFYSYYKQATVGQCQIPRPGFWDPIGRYKWDAWNRLGKMTKEEAMAAYVGEMKKAAQKVINTVPLDESSENMFVYFEHLYEVIHDMPRPPDSFFQKKAGPGHMDKAIKSNQVTSDSESEVFCDSLEQVEPEQPRRLSVKQSLPLNSPQRVAEEKSHHMPSEHAPLSAREGKLYQGATTVTGLFHLSPPSHVTDLQSDPIEKGLNSNPEVFGGSPAGTLGQREVDLQVTNTIHALQQDMKNVKERLSYLESWAALQGHTSTLNPCLPTIPHDEKEPPRWPIHLSPPSWIFLLAWPFVVQWLLWCFQRQKRIAELEETARAIQSNTLPCYFSYFN, encoded by the exons ATGGGGAAGAAGACAGAAGAGTCAGATTGTCAGAAGCAGTTTGAAGCAGCTGTCAGTGTCATCCAAGGCTTACCAAAGAATG GTTCCTATTCTCCATCTTATGAAGAAAAGCTACGTTTCTACAGTTACTATAAGCAAGCAACTGTGGGTCAGTGCCAGATCCCTAGACCTGGGTTTTGGGATCCTATCGGCAGGTATAAATG GGATGCATGGAATAGATTAGGAAAGATGACCAAAGAGGAAGCTATGGCTGCTTACGTTGGAGAGATGAAGAAGGCAGCCCAGAAG GTCATCAACACAGTGCCGCTGGATGAATCGTCGGAGAACATGTTTGTCTACTTTGAACACCTCTATGAAGTAATCCATGACATGCCCAGGCCTCCAGACTCCTTCTTCCAGAAGAAAGCAG GGCCAGGACATATGGACAAAGCTATCAAGAGCAACCAAGTGACCAGTGATTCTGAGAGTGAGGTGTTCTGTGATAGTCTGGAACAGGTAGAGCCTGAACAG cCAAGGAGGCTATCAGTGAAGCAGAGCCTCCCCCTCAACAGTCCTCAAAGAGTTGCTGAAGAGAAAAGCCACCATATGCCTTCAGAGCATGCACCATTATCCGCCAGGGAAGGAAAGCTTTACCAAGGTGCTACCACAG TTACAGGCCTATTTCATTTGTCACCTCCGTCTCATGTTACAGATCTGCAGAGTGACCCAATTGAGAAAGGTCTCAACAGCAACCCTGAAGTCTTTGGCGGAAGCCCTGCAGGTACCTTGGGACAGCGGGAAGTGGATCTACAAGTGACAAACACCATTCATGCTTTGCAGCAGGACATGAAGAACGTGAAGGAAAGACTCAGTTACCTGGAATCATGGGCAGCATTGCAG ggCCACACATCAACGTTGAATCCTTGCCTGCCAACCATACCACATGATGAAAAG GAACCACCAAGATGGCCTATACACCTGTCTCCTCCTAGCTGGATTTTCTTGCTGGCTTGGCCTTTTGTTGTCCAGTGGCTTCTTTGGTGTTTTCAGAGACAGAAGAG
- the ACBD4 gene encoding acyl-CoA-binding domain-containing protein 4 isoform X2 → MGKKTEESDCQKQFEAAVSVIQGLPKNGSYSPSYEEKLRFYSYYKQATVGQCQIPRPGFWDPIGRYKWDAWNRLGKMTKEEAMAAYVGEMKKAAQKVINTVPLDESSENMFVYFEHLYEVIHDMPRPPDSFFQKKAGPGHMDKAIKSNQVTSDSESEVFCDSLEQVEPEQPRRLSVKQSLPLNSPQRVAEEKSHHMPSEHAPLSAREGKLYQGATTDLQSDPIEKGLNSNPEVFGGSPAGTLGQREVDLQVTNTIHALQQDMKNVKERLSYLESWAALQGHTSTLNPCLPTIPHDEKEPPRWPIHLSPPSWIFLLAWPFVVQWLLWCFQRQKRIAELEETARAIQSNTLPCYFSYFN, encoded by the exons ATGGGGAAGAAGACAGAAGAGTCAGATTGTCAGAAGCAGTTTGAAGCAGCTGTCAGTGTCATCCAAGGCTTACCAAAGAATG GTTCCTATTCTCCATCTTATGAAGAAAAGCTACGTTTCTACAGTTACTATAAGCAAGCAACTGTGGGTCAGTGCCAGATCCCTAGACCTGGGTTTTGGGATCCTATCGGCAGGTATAAATG GGATGCATGGAATAGATTAGGAAAGATGACCAAAGAGGAAGCTATGGCTGCTTACGTTGGAGAGATGAAGAAGGCAGCCCAGAAG GTCATCAACACAGTGCCGCTGGATGAATCGTCGGAGAACATGTTTGTCTACTTTGAACACCTCTATGAAGTAATCCATGACATGCCCAGGCCTCCAGACTCCTTCTTCCAGAAGAAAGCAG GGCCAGGACATATGGACAAAGCTATCAAGAGCAACCAAGTGACCAGTGATTCTGAGAGTGAGGTGTTCTGTGATAGTCTGGAACAGGTAGAGCCTGAACAG cCAAGGAGGCTATCAGTGAAGCAGAGCCTCCCCCTCAACAGTCCTCAAAGAGTTGCTGAAGAGAAAAGCCACCATATGCCTTCAGAGCATGCACCATTATCCGCCAGGGAAGGAAAGCTTTACCAAGGTGCTACCACAG ATCTGCAGAGTGACCCAATTGAGAAAGGTCTCAACAGCAACCCTGAAGTCTTTGGCGGAAGCCCTGCAGGTACCTTGGGACAGCGGGAAGTGGATCTACAAGTGACAAACACCATTCATGCTTTGCAGCAGGACATGAAGAACGTGAAGGAAAGACTCAGTTACCTGGAATCATGGGCAGCATTGCAG ggCCACACATCAACGTTGAATCCTTGCCTGCCAACCATACCACATGATGAAAAG GAACCACCAAGATGGCCTATACACCTGTCTCCTCCTAGCTGGATTTTCTTGCTGGCTTGGCCTTTTGTTGTCCAGTGGCTTCTTTGGTGTTTTCAGAGACAGAAGAG
- the ACBD4 gene encoding acyl-CoA-binding domain-containing protein 4 isoform X6, translating into MGKKTEESDCQKQFEAAVSVIQGLPKNGSYSPSYEEKLRFYSYYKQATVGQCQIPRPGFWDPIGRYKWDAWNRLGKMTKEEAMAAYVGEMKKAAQKVINTVPLDESSENMFVYFEHLYEVIHDMPRPPDSFFQKKAGPGHMDKAIKSNQVTSDSESEVFCDSLEQVEPEQPRRLSVKQSLPLNSPQRVAEEKSHHMPSEHAPLSAREGKLYQGATTDLQSDPIEKGLNSNPEVFGGSPAGTLGQREVDLQVTNTIHALQQDMKNVKERLSYLESWAALQGHTSTLNPCLPTIPHDEKEPPRWPIHLSPPSWIFLLAWPFVVQWLLWCFQRQKR; encoded by the exons ATGGGGAAGAAGACAGAAGAGTCAGATTGTCAGAAGCAGTTTGAAGCAGCTGTCAGTGTCATCCAAGGCTTACCAAAGAATG GTTCCTATTCTCCATCTTATGAAGAAAAGCTACGTTTCTACAGTTACTATAAGCAAGCAACTGTGGGTCAGTGCCAGATCCCTAGACCTGGGTTTTGGGATCCTATCGGCAGGTATAAATG GGATGCATGGAATAGATTAGGAAAGATGACCAAAGAGGAAGCTATGGCTGCTTACGTTGGAGAGATGAAGAAGGCAGCCCAGAAG GTCATCAACACAGTGCCGCTGGATGAATCGTCGGAGAACATGTTTGTCTACTTTGAACACCTCTATGAAGTAATCCATGACATGCCCAGGCCTCCAGACTCCTTCTTCCAGAAGAAAGCAG GGCCAGGACATATGGACAAAGCTATCAAGAGCAACCAAGTGACCAGTGATTCTGAGAGTGAGGTGTTCTGTGATAGTCTGGAACAGGTAGAGCCTGAACAG cCAAGGAGGCTATCAGTGAAGCAGAGCCTCCCCCTCAACAGTCCTCAAAGAGTTGCTGAAGAGAAAAGCCACCATATGCCTTCAGAGCATGCACCATTATCCGCCAGGGAAGGAAAGCTTTACCAAGGTGCTACCACAG ATCTGCAGAGTGACCCAATTGAGAAAGGTCTCAACAGCAACCCTGAAGTCTTTGGCGGAAGCCCTGCAGGTACCTTGGGACAGCGGGAAGTGGATCTACAAGTGACAAACACCATTCATGCTTTGCAGCAGGACATGAAGAACGTGAAGGAAAGACTCAGTTACCTGGAATCATGGGCAGCATTGCAG ggCCACACATCAACGTTGAATCCTTGCCTGCCAACCATACCACATGATGAAAAG GAACCACCAAGATGGCCTATACACCTGTCTCCTCCTAGCTGGATTTTCTTGCTGGCTTGGCCTTTTGTTGTCCAGTGGCTTCTTTGGTGTTTTCAGAGACAGAAGAGGTGA
- the ACBD4 gene encoding acyl-CoA-binding domain-containing protein 4 isoform X5, which yields MGKKTEESDCQKQFEAAVSVIQGLPKNGSYSPSYEEKLRFYSYYKQATVGQCQIPRPGFWDPIGRYKWDAWNRLGKMTKEEAMAAYVGEMKKAAQKVINTVPLDESSENMFVYFEHLYEVIHDMPRPPDSFFQKKAGPGHMDKAIKSNQVTSDSESEVFCDSLEQVEPEQPRRLSVKQSLPLNSPQRVAEEKSHHMPSEHAPLSAREGKLYQGATTVTGLFHLSPPSHVTDLQSDPIEKGLNSNPEVFGGSPAGTLGQREVDLQVTNTIHALQQDMKNVKERLSYLESWAALQGHTSTLNPCLPTIPHDEKEPPRWPIHLSPPSWIFLLAWPFVVQWLLWCFQRQKR from the exons ATGGGGAAGAAGACAGAAGAGTCAGATTGTCAGAAGCAGTTTGAAGCAGCTGTCAGTGTCATCCAAGGCTTACCAAAGAATG GTTCCTATTCTCCATCTTATGAAGAAAAGCTACGTTTCTACAGTTACTATAAGCAAGCAACTGTGGGTCAGTGCCAGATCCCTAGACCTGGGTTTTGGGATCCTATCGGCAGGTATAAATG GGATGCATGGAATAGATTAGGAAAGATGACCAAAGAGGAAGCTATGGCTGCTTACGTTGGAGAGATGAAGAAGGCAGCCCAGAAG GTCATCAACACAGTGCCGCTGGATGAATCGTCGGAGAACATGTTTGTCTACTTTGAACACCTCTATGAAGTAATCCATGACATGCCCAGGCCTCCAGACTCCTTCTTCCAGAAGAAAGCAG GGCCAGGACATATGGACAAAGCTATCAAGAGCAACCAAGTGACCAGTGATTCTGAGAGTGAGGTGTTCTGTGATAGTCTGGAACAGGTAGAGCCTGAACAG cCAAGGAGGCTATCAGTGAAGCAGAGCCTCCCCCTCAACAGTCCTCAAAGAGTTGCTGAAGAGAAAAGCCACCATATGCCTTCAGAGCATGCACCATTATCCGCCAGGGAAGGAAAGCTTTACCAAGGTGCTACCACAG TTACAGGCCTATTTCATTTGTCACCTCCGTCTCATGTTACAGATCTGCAGAGTGACCCAATTGAGAAAGGTCTCAACAGCAACCCTGAAGTCTTTGGCGGAAGCCCTGCAGGTACCTTGGGACAGCGGGAAGTGGATCTACAAGTGACAAACACCATTCATGCTTTGCAGCAGGACATGAAGAACGTGAAGGAAAGACTCAGTTACCTGGAATCATGGGCAGCATTGCAG ggCCACACATCAACGTTGAATCCTTGCCTGCCAACCATACCACATGATGAAAAG GAACCACCAAGATGGCCTATACACCTGTCTCCTCCTAGCTGGATTTTCTTGCTGGCTTGGCCTTTTGTTGTCCAGTGGCTTCTTTGGTGTTTTCAGAGACAGAAGAGGTGA
- the ACBD4 gene encoding acyl-CoA-binding domain-containing protein 4 isoform X3: MGKKTEESDCQKQFEAAVSVIQGLPKNGSYSPSYEEKLRFYSYYKQATVGQCQIPRPGFWDPIGRYKWDAWNRLGKMTKEEAMAAYVGEMKKAAQKVINTVPLDESSENMFVYFEHLYEVIHDMPRPPDSFFQKKAGPGHMDKAIKSNQVTSDSESEVFCDSLEQVEPEQPRRLSVKQSLPLNSPQRVAEEKSHHMPSEHAPLSAREGKLYQGATTVTGLFHLSPPSHVTDLQSDPIEKGLNSNPEVFGGSPAGTLGQREVDLQVTNTIHALQQDMKNVKERLSYLESWAALQGHTSTLNPCLPTIPHDEKEPPRWPIHLSPPSWIFLLAWPFVVQWLLWCFQRQKSTAGLSWEGKI, translated from the exons ATGGGGAAGAAGACAGAAGAGTCAGATTGTCAGAAGCAGTTTGAAGCAGCTGTCAGTGTCATCCAAGGCTTACCAAAGAATG GTTCCTATTCTCCATCTTATGAAGAAAAGCTACGTTTCTACAGTTACTATAAGCAAGCAACTGTGGGTCAGTGCCAGATCCCTAGACCTGGGTTTTGGGATCCTATCGGCAGGTATAAATG GGATGCATGGAATAGATTAGGAAAGATGACCAAAGAGGAAGCTATGGCTGCTTACGTTGGAGAGATGAAGAAGGCAGCCCAGAAG GTCATCAACACAGTGCCGCTGGATGAATCGTCGGAGAACATGTTTGTCTACTTTGAACACCTCTATGAAGTAATCCATGACATGCCCAGGCCTCCAGACTCCTTCTTCCAGAAGAAAGCAG GGCCAGGACATATGGACAAAGCTATCAAGAGCAACCAAGTGACCAGTGATTCTGAGAGTGAGGTGTTCTGTGATAGTCTGGAACAGGTAGAGCCTGAACAG cCAAGGAGGCTATCAGTGAAGCAGAGCCTCCCCCTCAACAGTCCTCAAAGAGTTGCTGAAGAGAAAAGCCACCATATGCCTTCAGAGCATGCACCATTATCCGCCAGGGAAGGAAAGCTTTACCAAGGTGCTACCACAG TTACAGGCCTATTTCATTTGTCACCTCCGTCTCATGTTACAGATCTGCAGAGTGACCCAATTGAGAAAGGTCTCAACAGCAACCCTGAAGTCTTTGGCGGAAGCCCTGCAGGTACCTTGGGACAGCGGGAAGTGGATCTACAAGTGACAAACACCATTCATGCTTTGCAGCAGGACATGAAGAACGTGAAGGAAAGACTCAGTTACCTGGAATCATGGGCAGCATTGCAG ggCCACACATCAACGTTGAATCCTTGCCTGCCAACCATACCACATGATGAAAAG GAACCACCAAGATGGCCTATACACCTGTCTCCTCCTAGCTGGATTTTCTTGCTGGCTTGGCCTTTTGTTGTCCAGTGGCTTCTTTGGTGTTTTCAGAGACAGAAGAG CACTGCAGGCTTATCATGGgaagggaagatataa